The DNA segment AAAGACGAAATCTGTACAATTAACAGAACAAGGTATCGATAAAGCTGAACGTATGTTTAAAATTGATAACCTTTATGACGTTAAAAATGTCGATATTATTACACATATCAATACGGCGTTACGTGCCCACGTGACACTTCAAAAAGATGTTGACTATATGGTGCATGAAGGTGAAGTACTTATCGTCGATCAATTTACAGGTCGTACTATGCCAGGTCGTCGTTTCTCAGAAGGGTTACACCAAGCGATAGAAGCTAAAGAAGGCGTTAAGATTCAAAACGAATCAAAAACGATGGCTTCTATTACATTCCAAAACTATTTCAGAATGTACAATAAACTTTCAGGAATGACAGGTACTGCTAAAACGGAAGAAGAAGAGTTTAGAAATATTTACAATATGACAGTAACTCAAATTCCGACAAATAGACCCGTACAACGTATCGATAAATCAGATATGATTTATGTTAGTCAAAAAGGTAAATTTGACGCTGTTGTGGACGAAGTTATTGAGAAACACAAACAAGGTCAACCGGTCTTACTTGGTACGGTTGCAGTTGAAACCAGTGAATATATTTCAAACCTTTTAAAGAAAAATGGTGTGAGACACAACGTACTTAACGCGAAGAACCATGAAAAAGAAGCGGATATCATCGCGGATGCTGGTCAACGTGGTGCAGTAACCATCGCGACAAACATGGCTGGTCGTGGTACGGATATTAAACTTGGTGAAGGCGTAGAAGAAATTGGCGGTCTTGCTGTTATAGGTACAGAACGACACGAATCTAGACGTATAGATGATCAGCTCCGTGGTCGTTCAGGACGTCAAGGTGACAAAGGTGATAGTAGATTCTATTTATCTTTACAAGATGAGTTGATGGTACGTTTCGGTTCAGAACGTCTACAAAGTATGATGAATCGTTTAGGTATGGACGATACGACGCCTATAGAATCTAAGATGGTATCACGTGCGGTTGAATCAGCACAAAAACGTGTTGAAGGTAACAACTTTGATGCACGTAAACGAGTACTTGAATATGATGACGTGTTACGTAAACAACGTGAAATCATTTATGGTGAACGTAATAATATTATAGACAGCGACTCAAGTAATGATCTAGTTGAATCAATGTTACGTTCAACGCTTCAACGCAGTATCTATTACTATATTAATGAAGACGAAGAAGATGCAAACTATGAACCATTTGTTAATTACGTTGAAGACGTATTCTTACATGAAGGTGAATTAAAACCATCTGAACTTAAAGGTAAAGATAATGAAGATGTGTTCGAATATGTATGGCCTAAAATTGAAACAGCATTGAAGAATCAAAAAGAAAAAATCGGCTCACAATTTGATGAGTTTGAACGTATGATTTTATTACGTTCTATTGATGATCATTGGACGGATCACATTGATACTATGGATCAGTTAAGACAAGGTATACACTTACGTTCATACGGACAACAAAATCCGCTTCGAGATTACCAAAACG comes from the Staphylococcus hsinchuensis genome and includes:
- the secA gene encoding preprotein translocase subunit SecA, with product MGFLSKIADGNKREIKRLGKLADKVLALEEDMSILKDEEIREKTKALQQKVQAEDDVKKQNKILDEILPEAFALVRESSKRVYNMVPFRVQVMGGIAIQNGDIAEMRTGEGKTLTATMPTYLNALAGRGVHVITVNEYLASSQSEDMARLYEFLGLSVGVNLNSKSTNEKREAYTRDITYSTNNELGFDYLRDNMVNYAEERVMRPLHYAIIDEVDSILIDEARTPLIISGEAEKSTSLYTQANVFAKMLKNEEDYNLDEKTKSVQLTEQGIDKAERMFKIDNLYDVKNVDIITHINTALRAHVTLQKDVDYMVHEGEVLIVDQFTGRTMPGRRFSEGLHQAIEAKEGVKIQNESKTMASITFQNYFRMYNKLSGMTGTAKTEEEEFRNIYNMTVTQIPTNRPVQRIDKSDMIYVSQKGKFDAVVDEVIEKHKQGQPVLLGTVAVETSEYISNLLKKNGVRHNVLNAKNHEKEADIIADAGQRGAVTIATNMAGRGTDIKLGEGVEEIGGLAVIGTERHESRRIDDQLRGRSGRQGDKGDSRFYLSLQDELMVRFGSERLQSMMNRLGMDDTTPIESKMVSRAVESAQKRVEGNNFDARKRVLEYDDVLRKQREIIYGERNNIIDSDSSNDLVESMLRSTLQRSIYYYINEDEEDANYEPFVNYVEDVFLHEGELKPSELKGKDNEDVFEYVWPKIETALKNQKEKIGSQFDEFERMILLRSIDDHWTDHIDTMDQLRQGIHLRSYGQQNPLRDYQNEGHELFDTMMQTIEEDVSKYILKSVVSVEEDVERDKSTDFGKAEHVTSGDDYGEGEAKAEPYVKDEDIGRNDPCPCGSGKKYKNCHGA